In the Drosophila gunungcola strain Sukarami unplaced genomic scaffold, Dgunungcola_SK_2 000001F, whole genome shotgun sequence genome, one interval contains:
- the LOC128261715 gene encoding sodium/hydrogen exchanger 3 isoform X10 — protein sequence MSNRTEQDYDSATPALQQQMNLARRACWRRNQSSSTQLPPQNTITITREAASRLELVNPEIAKQIDAEAQPPRDETKTRLEPQTATATRNTKWASDWRGILGKRMLLICALVLILGLVQGRPNTSAVGVASAKDAVTQLNLPMDVDVGLDPTQSAKLPRSEALKSSDQDAESGEAHKMERYPLSSVDFARVKTPFIIGIWILSASIAKIGFHMTPKLHLIFPESCLLIVVGVVIGVVLYFCTDVAVSPLTPNTFFFYMLPPIILDAGYFMPNRLFFDNLGTILLMAVVGTIFNIATIGGSLYACGRMGIYGEGETPNLMDVFLFASLISAVDPVAVLAVFEEIHVNEILYIVVFGESLLNDAVTVVMYHMMESYNEIGLDKIIAQDIASGVGSFFVVALGGTAIGIIWGFLTGLVTRFTDHVRVIEPIFIFVMAYLAYLNAEIFHMSGILAITFCGITMKNYVESNISQKSHTTVKYALKMLSSSAETIIFMFLGVATVNNMHVWNTWFVVLTIAFCSVFRVIGVILLSALANRFRLHKLSRVDQFVMSYGGLRGAVAFALVLLVDENVVKQKNMFVTTTIAVIYFTVFLQGITIKPLVKILNVKRANKRKPTMNERIHERFMDHLMAGIEDIVGKTGNYNVRDKFKRFDNRFIRPLLIRDLKGAEPKIIETYSKLTMRDAMEVMRRNPSTIGQMTGTESMSALFRNYTNNYIGGRWAPPTIYTTCPSLTNLDNTCSRNLDMAELDYNPSKKDLTDARIHHLLAEELKPYRRASIQMHRRLSYSRHAVDDRDLSTQVNYKMQMNFRRMFNDRKHHKRSKRGASNKEAKENVKQNHVSFHDFQQNGTTKQLTNAEECQQNPNEINVVGPSDDWDDGLTFTAKSSLAEHPIPEEDRNLSRESDGERRVATPTATESQLPWKRQGDECTDAVQQNEFPAWASNKEYLAYNSPSATFLGGINKPKQPKSVIGLFRRESSSSKAGSVGIGSTGAVDTAASGSVDPMVVPMSTQPPNAPSTSMHNPRLDKRSQSISSGSLGAGAHQLGTDGHSGPFPVTASHRRNVRRGSMLELSGLIATGRRPSRILQFSPGTTNLLVSATFTTPSPPPPSTCTSTTTTTTTTVNTTTTSTNNNNTNNSTETTSASATNSTPTSPRSEDSATYAYCPKDTIPEESSYQHGHSKSLCEPADSDDWEGAPLSTAAAGEANSERMMRLSGREPLLPRPSNTPRAQIRRMNAGAVGGAAVSQAGRKNQVTKALLDYEDSETDSEENDDDDDDDDEDEDFDSYDDENIVVTTFTTPATGRRSGSSPGSGSEANATTMTTTTTSIRLTRNNDESII from the exons ATGAGCAATCGCACGGAGCAGGATTACGACAGTGCCACTCCGGCGCTGCAACAGCAGATGAATCTGGCCCGAAGAGCCTGCTGGAGGCGGAACCAATCCTCCAGCACTCAGTTACCCCCCCAaaatacaattacaattaccaGAGAGGCAGCCAGTCGCCTGGAGTTAGTTAATCCCGAGATTGCGAAACAAATCGATGCAGAAGCTCAACCACCGAGAGATGAAACCAAAACAAGATTAGAACCACAAACTGCAACCGCAACACGCAACACAAAATGGGCATCCGACTGGCGGGGGATTCTCGGCAAAAGGATGCTGCTCATCTGCGCCTTAGTCCTGATCCTTGGACTCGTCCAGGGGCGGCCCAACACGAGTGCTGTGGGCGTGGCGTCGGCCAAGGATGCAGTCACCCAACTTAAT CTGCCCATGGACGTGGATGTGGGTCTGGATCCAACACAATCGGCAAAATTGCCTCGTTCGGAGGCACTGAAATCCAGCGACCAGGATGCGGAAAGCGGCGAAGCGCACAAGATGGAAAGGTATCCACTCTCCAGCGTGGATTTTGCCCGGGTAAAGACGCCTTTCATCATCGGAATCTGGATTTTATCTGCCAGTATAGCCAAAATCG GTTTCCATATGACGCCCAAACTGCATCTTATATTTCCGGAGTCGTGCCTGCTGATTGTCGTGGGCGTGGTCATTGGGGTGGTGCTCTATTTTTGCACCGACGTCGCCGTCTCCCCGCTGACCCCCAACACCTTCTTCTTTTATATGCTGCCACCGATTATCCTGGACGCCGGATACTTTATGCCCAATCGATTGTTCTTCGACAACCTGGGCACCATCCTGCTGATGGCGGTGGTCGGAACCATCTTCAACATAGCCACCATCG GTGGCTCGTTGTACGCCTGCGGAAGGATGGGCATTTACGGGGAGGGCGAGACTCCGAATCTGATGGACGTATTTCTGTTTGCCTCCCTCATATCCGCCGTGGATCCGGTGGCTGTTTTGGCCGTGTTCGAGGAGATACACGTCAACGAGATCCTGTACATTGTCGTCTTTGGCGAGTCCTTGCTGAATGATGCCGTTACG GTTGTGATGTACCACATGATGGAGTCCTACAATGAAATTGGTTTGGATAAAATCATCGCCCAGGACATTGCCAGCGGTGTGGGTTCCTTCTTCGtggttgcactaggtggcactGCCATAG GCATCATCTGGGGCTTTCTAACTGGTCTGGTGACCCGATTCACAGATCATGTGCGTGTCATAGAACccattttcatatttgtaaTGGCTTACTTGGCCTATCTCAATGCGGAAATCTTTCACATGAGCGGCATTTTAGC CATCACTTTCTGTGGTATAACGATGAAAAATTATGTGGAATCGAATATCTCACAAAAGTCGCATACGACTGTTAAATATGCCTTGAAGATGTTGTCCAGTTCGGCGGAGACCATTATCTTTATGTTCCTGGGCGTGGCCACTGTGAACAATATGCACGTATGGAATACGTGGTTTGTGGTGCTGACCATTGCCTTCTGCTCTGTGTTTCGTGTTAttg GTGTCATCTTGCTTTCGGCCCTGGCAAATCGCTTCCGCCTGCACAAGTTGTCCAGGGTGGATCAGTTTGTGATGTCCTACGGCGGATTGCGTGGTGCTGTGGCCTTTGCCCTGGTCCTCCTGGTCGACGAGAATGTGGTCAAGCAGAAGAACATGTTTGTTACCACCACGATAGCTGTGATTTACTTTACTGTCTTCCTGCAAGGCATCACCATCAAGCCGCTGGTCAAGATCCTCAATGTGAAGCGGGCCAACAAACGCAAGCCAACCATGAACGAGCGCATTCATGAGAGG TTTATGGATCACTTGATGGCGGGCATTGAGGATATTGTGGGCAAGACAGGAAACTATAATGTGCGTGATAAGTTCAAGCGTTTCGACAATCGCTTCATTCGCCCGCTGCTGATCAGAGATCTCAAG GGCGCTGAACCGAAGATCATTGAGACGTACTCCAAACTGACCATGCGCGATGCCATGGAGGTGATGAGGCGGAATCCATCCACCATTGGCCAGATGACGGGCACCGAATCGATGAGCGCCCTGTTCCGGAATTATACCAATAACTATATTGGGGGCAGGTGGGCACCGCCAACCATATACACCACATG TCCCAGTCTGACAAATCTAGACAATACCTGTTCGCGTAATCTGGACATGGCTGAGCTGGATTATAATCCATCCAAGAAGGATCTGACTGATGCCAGGATCCATCATCTGTTGGCCGAAGAACTGAAGCCTTATAGAAGG GCCTCAATACAAATG CACCGTCGTCTTAGTTATAGCCGACACGCAGTAGATGACAGAGATTTGTCAACCCAG GTCAattacaaaatgcaaatgaactTCAGGCGCATGTTCAATGATCGCAAACATCACAAACGCAGCAAACGTGGGGCCAGCAATAAG GAGGCCAAGGAGAACGTTAAGCAGAATCATGTCTCGTTTCACGATTTTCAACAGAACGGCACCACCAAGCAGCTCACCAATG CCGAGGAGTGCCAACAGAATCCCAACGAGATCAATGTTGTTGGCCCCAGCGACGATTGGGATGATGGCCTGACCTTCACCGCCAAGTCATCAC TGGCCGAGCATCCCATTCCCGAGGAGGATCGCAATTTGTCCCGCGAATCCGACGGAGAGAGGCgtgtggccacgcccaccgccacGGAATCCCAGCTGCCGTGGAAGCGCCAGGGTGACGAATGCACGGATGCAGTGCAGCAGAACGAGTTCCCGGCTTGGGCCTCGAACAAGGAGTACTTGGCCTACAATTCCCCCAGTGCAACATTCCTAG GTGGTATAAACAAGCCTAAACAGCCCAAGTCCGTCATAGGTCTCTTCCGGCGTGAGAGTTCCAGTTCGAAGGCCGGAAGCGTAGGCATCGGCAGCACAGGGGCCGTGGACACCGCCGCCAGTGGCTCCGTGGATCCGATGGTTGTGCCCATGTCCACCCAACCGCCCAACGCTCCGTCGACGTCGATGCACAATCCGCGGCTGGACAAGCGCTCCCAGTCGATATCGTCCGGTTCGCTGGGTGCCGGAGCCCATCAGCTCGGTACGGATGGTCACTCCGGTCCATTTCCGGTCACGGCCAGTCACCGGCGTAATGTGCGCAGGGGCTCCATGCTGGAGCTGAGCGG ACTCATTGCAACTGGACGCAGGCCCAGTAGAATATTGCAATTTAGTCCGGGAACAACTAATTTACTAGTGTCAGCCACGTTCACAACTCCTTCTCCTCCACCTCCTTCTACTTGTACttcaacaacaactacaacaacaactacagtAAATACAACAACCACAtcaaccaacaacaacaacaccaacaatTCAACAGAAACAACATCTGCAAGTGCGACTAACTCGACGCCAACCTCCCCGAGATCGGAGGATAGCGCCACATATGCGTACTGCCCAAA AGACACAATACCCGAGGAGTCGTCGTACCAGCATGGACACTCCAAGTCCTTGTGCGAGCCGGCGGATTCGGATGACTGGGAGGGAGCACCACTttccaccgccgccgccggcgAGGCCAACAGCGAGCGAATGATGCGACTGAGCGGCAGGGAGCCGctcctgccacgcccctccAACACACCACGCGCCCAGATCCGTCGCATGAATGCGGGAGCGGTGGGCGGAGCAGCTGTTAGCCAGGCGGGCCGCAAAAACCAAGTGACAAAGGCCCTCTTGGACTACGAGGATTCCGAAACGGACTCCGAGGAgaatgatgacgatgacgatgacgatgatgaggaCGAGGACTTTGATTCGTACGACGATGAGAACATTGTGGTCACCACCTTTACGACACCGGCCACGGGCAGGAGATCGGGTTCCAGTCCGGGTTCAGGATCGGAAGCCAACGCCACCAccatgacgacgacgacgacaagcATTCGGCTGACCCGCAATAACGACGAGAGCATCATTTGA
- the LOC128261715 gene encoding uncharacterized protein LOC128261715 isoform X2, protein MSNRTEQDYDSATPALQQQMNLARRACWRRNQSSSTQLPPQNTITITREAASRLELVNPEIAKQIDAEAQPPRDETKTRLEPQTATATRNTKWASDWRGILGKRMLLICALVLILGLVQGRPNTSAVGVASAKDAVTQLNLPMDVDVGLDPTQSAKLPRSEALKSSDQDAESGEAHKMERYPLSSVDFARVKTPFIIGIWILSASIAKIGFHMTPKLHLIFPESCLLIVVGVVIGVVLYFCTDVAVSPLTPNTFFFYMLPPIILDAGYFMPNRLFFDNLGTILLMAVVGTIFNIATIGGSLYACGRMGIYGEGETPNLMDVFLFASLISAVDPVAVLAVFEEIHVNEILYIVVFGESLLNDAVTVVMYHMMESYNEIGLDKIIAQDIASGVGSFFVVALGGTAIGIIWGFLTGLVTRFTDHVRVIEPIFIFVMAYLAYLNAEIFHMSGILAITFCGITMKNYVESNISQKSHTTVKYALKMLSSSAETIIFMFLGVATVNNMHVWNTWFVVLTIAFCSVFRVIGVILLSALANRFRLHKLSRVDQFVMSYGGLRGAVAFALVLLVDENVVKQKNMFVTTTIAVIYFTVFLQGITIKPLVKILNVKRANKRKPTMNERIHERFMDHLMAGIEDIVGKTGNYNVRDKFKRFDNRFIRPLLIRDLKGAEPKIIETYSKLTMRDAMEVMRRNPSTIGQMTGTESMSALFRNYTNNYIGGRWAPPTIYTTCPSLTNLDNTCSRNLDMAELDYNPSKKDLTDARIHHLLAEELKPYRRASIQMHRRLSYSRHAVDDRDLSTQVNYKMQMNFRRMFNDRKHHKRSKRGASNKAKENVKQNHVSFHDFQQNGTTKQLTNDYINNVLNETAEECQQNPNEINVVGPSDDWDDGLTFTAKSSPDSDRANNNSLIAHIQNLPGFDASKARIVVQHYAPRVDDSPETDLDSPDQAVGPTAAELILPWRRDRSYQSIVAEHPIPEEDRNLSRESDGERRVATPTATESQLPWKRQGDECTDAVQQNEFPAWASNKEYLAYNSPSATFLGGINKPKQPKSVIGLFRRESSSSKAGSVGIGSTGAVDTAASGSVDPMVVPMSTQPPNAPSTSMHNPRLDKRSQSISSGSLGAGAHQLGTDGHSGPFPVTASHRRNVRRGSMLELSGLIATGRRPSRILQFSPGTTNLLVSATFTTPSPPPPSTCTSTTTTTTTTVNTTTTSTNNNNTNNSTETTSASATNSTPTSPRSEDSATYAYCPKDTIPEESSYQHGHSKSLCEPADSDDWEGAPLSTAAAGEANSERMMRLSGREPLLPRPSNTPRAQIRRMNAGAVGGAAVSQAGRKNQVTKALLDYEDSETDSEENDDDDDDDDEDEDFDSYDDENIVVTTFTTPATGRRSGSSPGSGSEANATTMTTTTTSIRLTRNNDESII, encoded by the exons ATGAGCAATCGCACGGAGCAGGATTACGACAGTGCCACTCCGGCGCTGCAACAGCAGATGAATCTGGCCCGAAGAGCCTGCTGGAGGCGGAACCAATCCTCCAGCACTCAGTTACCCCCCCAaaatacaattacaattaccaGAGAGGCAGCCAGTCGCCTGGAGTTAGTTAATCCCGAGATTGCGAAACAAATCGATGCAGAAGCTCAACCACCGAGAGATGAAACCAAAACAAGATTAGAACCACAAACTGCAACCGCAACACGCAACACAAAATGGGCATCCGACTGGCGGGGGATTCTCGGCAAAAGGATGCTGCTCATCTGCGCCTTAGTCCTGATCCTTGGACTCGTCCAGGGGCGGCCCAACACGAGTGCTGTGGGCGTGGCGTCGGCCAAGGATGCAGTCACCCAACTTAAT CTGCCCATGGACGTGGATGTGGGTCTGGATCCAACACAATCGGCAAAATTGCCTCGTTCGGAGGCACTGAAATCCAGCGACCAGGATGCGGAAAGCGGCGAAGCGCACAAGATGGAAAGGTATCCACTCTCCAGCGTGGATTTTGCCCGGGTAAAGACGCCTTTCATCATCGGAATCTGGATTTTATCTGCCAGTATAGCCAAAATCG GTTTCCATATGACGCCCAAACTGCATCTTATATTTCCGGAGTCGTGCCTGCTGATTGTCGTGGGCGTGGTCATTGGGGTGGTGCTCTATTTTTGCACCGACGTCGCCGTCTCCCCGCTGACCCCCAACACCTTCTTCTTTTATATGCTGCCACCGATTATCCTGGACGCCGGATACTTTATGCCCAATCGATTGTTCTTCGACAACCTGGGCACCATCCTGCTGATGGCGGTGGTCGGAACCATCTTCAACATAGCCACCATCG GTGGCTCGTTGTACGCCTGCGGAAGGATGGGCATTTACGGGGAGGGCGAGACTCCGAATCTGATGGACGTATTTCTGTTTGCCTCCCTCATATCCGCCGTGGATCCGGTGGCTGTTTTGGCCGTGTTCGAGGAGATACACGTCAACGAGATCCTGTACATTGTCGTCTTTGGCGAGTCCTTGCTGAATGATGCCGTTACG GTTGTGATGTACCACATGATGGAGTCCTACAATGAAATTGGTTTGGATAAAATCATCGCCCAGGACATTGCCAGCGGTGTGGGTTCCTTCTTCGtggttgcactaggtggcactGCCATAG GCATCATCTGGGGCTTTCTAACTGGTCTGGTGACCCGATTCACAGATCATGTGCGTGTCATAGAACccattttcatatttgtaaTGGCTTACTTGGCCTATCTCAATGCGGAAATCTTTCACATGAGCGGCATTTTAGC CATCACTTTCTGTGGTATAACGATGAAAAATTATGTGGAATCGAATATCTCACAAAAGTCGCATACGACTGTTAAATATGCCTTGAAGATGTTGTCCAGTTCGGCGGAGACCATTATCTTTATGTTCCTGGGCGTGGCCACTGTGAACAATATGCACGTATGGAATACGTGGTTTGTGGTGCTGACCATTGCCTTCTGCTCTGTGTTTCGTGTTAttg GTGTCATCTTGCTTTCGGCCCTGGCAAATCGCTTCCGCCTGCACAAGTTGTCCAGGGTGGATCAGTTTGTGATGTCCTACGGCGGATTGCGTGGTGCTGTGGCCTTTGCCCTGGTCCTCCTGGTCGACGAGAATGTGGTCAAGCAGAAGAACATGTTTGTTACCACCACGATAGCTGTGATTTACTTTACTGTCTTCCTGCAAGGCATCACCATCAAGCCGCTGGTCAAGATCCTCAATGTGAAGCGGGCCAACAAACGCAAGCCAACCATGAACGAGCGCATTCATGAGAGG TTTATGGATCACTTGATGGCGGGCATTGAGGATATTGTGGGCAAGACAGGAAACTATAATGTGCGTGATAAGTTCAAGCGTTTCGACAATCGCTTCATTCGCCCGCTGCTGATCAGAGATCTCAAG GGCGCTGAACCGAAGATCATTGAGACGTACTCCAAACTGACCATGCGCGATGCCATGGAGGTGATGAGGCGGAATCCATCCACCATTGGCCAGATGACGGGCACCGAATCGATGAGCGCCCTGTTCCGGAATTATACCAATAACTATATTGGGGGCAGGTGGGCACCGCCAACCATATACACCACATG TCCCAGTCTGACAAATCTAGACAATACCTGTTCGCGTAATCTGGACATGGCTGAGCTGGATTATAATCCATCCAAGAAGGATCTGACTGATGCCAGGATCCATCATCTGTTGGCCGAAGAACTGAAGCCTTATAGAAGG GCCTCAATACAAATG CACCGTCGTCTTAGTTATAGCCGACACGCAGTAGATGACAGAGATTTGTCAACCCAG GTCAattacaaaatgcaaatgaactTCAGGCGCATGTTCAATGATCGCAAACATCACAAACGCAGCAAACGTGGGGCCAGCAATAAG GCCAAGGAGAACGTTAAGCAGAATCATGTCTCGTTTCACGATTTTCAACAGAACGGCACCACCAAGCAGCTCACCAATG ACTATATTAACAATGTGCTTAATGAAACAGCCGAGGAGTGCCAACAGAATCCCAACGAGATCAATGTTGTTGGCCCCAGCGACGATTGGGATGATGGCCTGACCTTCACCGCCAAGTCATCAC CTGACTCGGATCGTGCCAATAACAATTCCCTGATAGCCCACATCCAAAACCTGCCGGGCTTCGATGCCTCCAAGGCGCGTATCGTCGTCCAGCATTATGCGCCCAGGGTCGACGACAGTCCGGAAACAGATCTAGATTCGCCGGACCAGGCTGTTGGGCCCACGGCCGCCGAATTGATATTGCCGTGGCGGCGGGATCGTTCATACCAGAGCATTG TGGCCGAGCATCCCATTCCCGAGGAGGATCGCAATTTGTCCCGCGAATCCGACGGAGAGAGGCgtgtggccacgcccaccgccacGGAATCCCAGCTGCCGTGGAAGCGCCAGGGTGACGAATGCACGGATGCAGTGCAGCAGAACGAGTTCCCGGCTTGGGCCTCGAACAAGGAGTACTTGGCCTACAATTCCCCCAGTGCAACATTCCTAG GTGGTATAAACAAGCCTAAACAGCCCAAGTCCGTCATAGGTCTCTTCCGGCGTGAGAGTTCCAGTTCGAAGGCCGGAAGCGTAGGCATCGGCAGCACAGGGGCCGTGGACACCGCCGCCAGTGGCTCCGTGGATCCGATGGTTGTGCCCATGTCCACCCAACCGCCCAACGCTCCGTCGACGTCGATGCACAATCCGCGGCTGGACAAGCGCTCCCAGTCGATATCGTCCGGTTCGCTGGGTGCCGGAGCCCATCAGCTCGGTACGGATGGTCACTCCGGTCCATTTCCGGTCACGGCCAGTCACCGGCGTAATGTGCGCAGGGGCTCCATGCTGGAGCTGAGCGG ACTCATTGCAACTGGACGCAGGCCCAGTAGAATATTGCAATTTAGTCCGGGAACAACTAATTTACTAGTGTCAGCCACGTTCACAACTCCTTCTCCTCCACCTCCTTCTACTTGTACttcaacaacaactacaacaacaactacagtAAATACAACAACCACAtcaaccaacaacaacaacaccaacaatTCAACAGAAACAACATCTGCAAGTGCGACTAACTCGACGCCAACCTCCCCGAGATCGGAGGATAGCGCCACATATGCGTACTGCCCAAA AGACACAATACCCGAGGAGTCGTCGTACCAGCATGGACACTCCAAGTCCTTGTGCGAGCCGGCGGATTCGGATGACTGGGAGGGAGCACCACTttccaccgccgccgccggcgAGGCCAACAGCGAGCGAATGATGCGACTGAGCGGCAGGGAGCCGctcctgccacgcccctccAACACACCACGCGCCCAGATCCGTCGCATGAATGCGGGAGCGGTGGGCGGAGCAGCTGTTAGCCAGGCGGGCCGCAAAAACCAAGTGACAAAGGCCCTCTTGGACTACGAGGATTCCGAAACGGACTCCGAGGAgaatgatgacgatgacgatgacgatgatgaggaCGAGGACTTTGATTCGTACGACGATGAGAACATTGTGGTCACCACCTTTACGACACCGGCCACGGGCAGGAGATCGGGTTCCAGTCCGGGTTCAGGATCGGAAGCCAACGCCACCAccatgacgacgacgacgacaagcATTCGGCTGACCCGCAATAACGACGAGAGCATCATTTGA
- the LOC128261715 gene encoding sodium/hydrogen exchanger 3 isoform X22: MSNRTEQDYDSATPALQQQMNLARRACWRRNQSSSTQLPPQNTITITREAASRLELVNPEIAKQIDAEAQPPRDETKTRLEPQTATATRNTKWASDWRGILGKRMLLICALVLILGLVQGRPNTSAVGVASAKDAVTQLNLPMDVDVGLDPTQSAKLPRSEALKSSDQDAESGEAHKMERYPLSSVDFARVKTPFIIGIWILSASIAKIGFHMTPKLHLIFPESCLLIVVGVVIGVVLYFCTDVAVSPLTPNTFFFYMLPPIILDAGYFMPNRLFFDNLGTILLMAVVGTIFNIATIGGSLYACGRMGIYGEGETPNLMDVFLFASLISAVDPVAVLAVFEEIHVNEILYIVVFGESLLNDAVTVVMYHMMESYNEIGLDKIIAQDIASGVGSFFVVALGGTAIGIIWGFLTGLVTRFTDHVRVIEPIFIFVMAYLAYLNAEIFHMSGILAITFCGITMKNYVESNISQKSHTTVKYALKMLSSSAETIIFMFLGVATVNNMHVWNTWFVVLTIAFCSVFRVIGVILLSALANRFRLHKLSRVDQFVMSYGGLRGAVAFALVLLVDENVVKQKNMFVTTTIAVIYFTVFLQGITIKPLVKILNVKRANKRKPTMNERIHERFMDHLMAGIEDIVGKTGNYNVRDKFKRFDNRFIRPLLIRDLKEINELHLLDHIPMQSYERALNKNADEKRRRQRRNSSKNITKQSEYSI, encoded by the exons ATGAGCAATCGCACGGAGCAGGATTACGACAGTGCCACTCCGGCGCTGCAACAGCAGATGAATCTGGCCCGAAGAGCCTGCTGGAGGCGGAACCAATCCTCCAGCACTCAGTTACCCCCCCAaaatacaattacaattaccaGAGAGGCAGCCAGTCGCCTGGAGTTAGTTAATCCCGAGATTGCGAAACAAATCGATGCAGAAGCTCAACCACCGAGAGATGAAACCAAAACAAGATTAGAACCACAAACTGCAACCGCAACACGCAACACAAAATGGGCATCCGACTGGCGGGGGATTCTCGGCAAAAGGATGCTGCTCATCTGCGCCTTAGTCCTGATCCTTGGACTCGTCCAGGGGCGGCCCAACACGAGTGCTGTGGGCGTGGCGTCGGCCAAGGATGCAGTCACCCAACTTAAT CTGCCCATGGACGTGGATGTGGGTCTGGATCCAACACAATCGGCAAAATTGCCTCGTTCGGAGGCACTGAAATCCAGCGACCAGGATGCGGAAAGCGGCGAAGCGCACAAGATGGAAAGGTATCCACTCTCCAGCGTGGATTTTGCCCGGGTAAAGACGCCTTTCATCATCGGAATCTGGATTTTATCTGCCAGTATAGCCAAAATCG GTTTCCATATGACGCCCAAACTGCATCTTATATTTCCGGAGTCGTGCCTGCTGATTGTCGTGGGCGTGGTCATTGGGGTGGTGCTCTATTTTTGCACCGACGTCGCCGTCTCCCCGCTGACCCCCAACACCTTCTTCTTTTATATGCTGCCACCGATTATCCTGGACGCCGGATACTTTATGCCCAATCGATTGTTCTTCGACAACCTGGGCACCATCCTGCTGATGGCGGTGGTCGGAACCATCTTCAACATAGCCACCATCG GTGGCTCGTTGTACGCCTGCGGAAGGATGGGCATTTACGGGGAGGGCGAGACTCCGAATCTGATGGACGTATTTCTGTTTGCCTCCCTCATATCCGCCGTGGATCCGGTGGCTGTTTTGGCCGTGTTCGAGGAGATACACGTCAACGAGATCCTGTACATTGTCGTCTTTGGCGAGTCCTTGCTGAATGATGCCGTTACG GTTGTGATGTACCACATGATGGAGTCCTACAATGAAATTGGTTTGGATAAAATCATCGCCCAGGACATTGCCAGCGGTGTGGGTTCCTTCTTCGtggttgcactaggtggcactGCCATAG GCATCATCTGGGGCTTTCTAACTGGTCTGGTGACCCGATTCACAGATCATGTGCGTGTCATAGAACccattttcatatttgtaaTGGCTTACTTGGCCTATCTCAATGCGGAAATCTTTCACATGAGCGGCATTTTAGC CATCACTTTCTGTGGTATAACGATGAAAAATTATGTGGAATCGAATATCTCACAAAAGTCGCATACGACTGTTAAATATGCCTTGAAGATGTTGTCCAGTTCGGCGGAGACCATTATCTTTATGTTCCTGGGCGTGGCCACTGTGAACAATATGCACGTATGGAATACGTGGTTTGTGGTGCTGACCATTGCCTTCTGCTCTGTGTTTCGTGTTAttg GTGTCATCTTGCTTTCGGCCCTGGCAAATCGCTTCCGCCTGCACAAGTTGTCCAGGGTGGATCAGTTTGTGATGTCCTACGGCGGATTGCGTGGTGCTGTGGCCTTTGCCCTGGTCCTCCTGGTCGACGAGAATGTGGTCAAGCAGAAGAACATGTTTGTTACCACCACGATAGCTGTGATTTACTTTACTGTCTTCCTGCAAGGCATCACCATCAAGCCGCTGGTCAAGATCCTCAATGTGAAGCGGGCCAACAAACGCAAGCCAACCATGAACGAGCGCATTCATGAGAGG TTTATGGATCACTTGATGGCGGGCATTGAGGATATTGTGGGCAAGACAGGAAACTATAATGTGCGTGATAAGTTCAAGCGTTTCGACAATCGCTTCATTCGCCCGCTGCTGATCAGAGATCTCAAG GAAATTAATGAATTGCATTTATTGGACCATATTCCCATGCAAAGTTATGAGCGAGCATTAAACAAGAATGCAGATGAAAAGCGACGAAGGCAGCGCCGTAATTCAAGcaaaaacataacaaagcAGAGCGAATACAGTATTTag